CAAGCTTAAGGGTATTTGtgactatttaaattaattaaattgggctcaataacacttatttaattaaaacataaagtttataaaattaatttctcaaaaattatatttttgatattttaaaattcctTGTTTACCCAAACCGGCTTCCAGGAAAAAATCGAGCTCGAGTTGTAAAATAATAAGAACTCAAACATTGTTAGGaaaattttatcatttttaatcatattaggaagtcttggcaatattatatgaaaaataaataatttttcttgatcgtcaccggtctccttTCTCCTGCCTATTAttgaatattcgggtaaaatccttaatttcatgtaatcatgtcatataatcattttATCATGCTatcatacatttaatcataCATTAAACATCATGCTagtatttaaaatcaattaattaaaacaattaagtaaTTAAAATCTAATGTGTATATgtataatgggcttgtaggagtccaacatacaaattattaaggttcttaattgaactttaaaagtttaattaattaattaaattagttgaacaagaataattaattgattaatcattaagtatttaattaatgaaccctaagcttatatatatgtggaTTAGGTTTAGGGCTAGACACAATTCTCCACTCACAATTTTcgaaaccctagcctccaagcCAGGTTTTTTCGAAAATCACCTCCTCCCACTCTCTTTGTTTTCGACCACCATCTCAACGTAAAATCTATCTATACATTCTAGCGCAAGTTAAAAGAACAAATAACCGGATTAGGAGACTGAAGAAAGAAGATTTGAAAAAAGTTAGTAAGGATATACAACAAGAGTTACGTTCACTTATACCGGAATAGTTAGAGTCAAGTGAAAATTGTTCACTAGAGATATATACTGAACATCttatgaatatttatttattaaaatcatatgaGTGCTCAAACaatatcttgaatgtcaagatttaaatttttttaaaaacttacACTGCGTTTAAGCACGAGAAAACACGTTTCACAACAGGTAGATCATAGATCAAAGAGATTTTGATCCCTCTTGAATTTATCACGTGCCATTTTCCTTGGGAgataaaaattatctaaaattcACAAATCAAAGGACCTTTACACAATGATCAAAATGGTTCCGCCCCCAAACAATAGGCACTAAAAATGCAATTATCGCATATAATCATATATATCATGCGTGCGTGAGTTTTTAACAGAAGAGGAGAGCTCTCCGACAGTAATGAATACAATATAATGCCAGATGTAGTAAATTTACATGGTCTAAGAAACCAGCAAAACAATATCCCTACAGACCAAAATATCTGTGGAGCAAAATAGGAGGGAAAAAGTAAGTAAACAGTCAAAACCAAACCAAGTTCCACAGCAAGATATCACCAATTTACATAATTTCTTGTGATCGTCTTACACAGCGTCCAACTTTCTTCCTGAATTCATCCCTTTGTTCTCTCCACTCCTTCTGCAGAGATTGGAATTAATCATTCATTTAGTTGGATGGATTTACTAGTCAAGCACAGAGTGAAAAATTGAACAGAGTTGGAAAAAGCGACAATGTAGAAAGAAACATGAGAATTGAAAGGATGCTTTGTTAGTTTTATGCAGAACATCTTATAACTTCAGATAGGGGCTCCTTTTAAAGCTGTGAAACATATGTCAGATCTAGATTTATTTTAAAGATCGGTATTATAATATTACAGGCTAAAAAATTTTGTAAGACAAAAATTGGGTCAACTTTACTTTTAAGAAAGAAGATTATACGAGACCGGGCTTAGCACAGTTGGTTGATCTCACCCTTTCCTTCCCCATGGGTCAAGGTTCGAGTCCcctttgaaataaaaataaaaaaaaaagaaagaaagaagatTATACAAGTGAGTAAAACCTTAATTAAATGCCTAGTTGCTTTATTGAGTTCAGAAACAGGAACACACCCTCTAATTACAGGTCAGGATATAATCAGATAGTGAGGAAATCATAGCAATCTAATGCATTTGAACTTACAGCAGCTTCGACATTGGCAGGAGACTCGTCATTCGGGCTTGAAAGCATAGAtacgatgcttagaactatacTCTCCACCtgcaaacaaaaaaattatttgtataATATTTGTTCTCACAGAATTATCATGGGTAGAGTAACCGATGCTGTACGGCATTTATCATACAATACATTGGCTTTGATGGTAATAAGGAAAAATTTGGAAAATCCAAATTTACATATGCTCAAGTACCAGTAAAAGAATTCACAACCAAGAAAAAAGTTTCCTTAAGCTCTAGATTTcaagtgaaaaaaaaattaaaaagtatACTGACAGAGAAAGCAACAAATATTCACAACGAAGATGCTATTTACAAAATTACATCCCAGGCAAGTtggaatttcaaaatttttggatAAAAACAAAATCTTGAAATTCAATTTGATGCCAAGTCCTCTCTTATTACAGTCGCTTATTCGCTTTATTTCGAAAGATAAAAATAGATGAAATAGAGTTGTGcatgtgaaaaataaaatatttgcaaaGACTGTTCAACTCTTCATAAAATAACATCCCCTGTTGAACTTGAATTATTGGATGGAATTTAACACTAATTTTGGTGCTGGACAAAAGAACCCTCATTTGAAACCAAATGAATCGATAAACATTCTCGTAAGTCGTACTCATTGAAAAAACGACAAAAGAGAAGCTACGAGTTCTTAAATGCATGTGCTTCTCCAAAAAATCTCACAATCTGTCAATTACATTTCTTTTGCCGGATGCTCATTTTTAAGTAAATATAGTAGAGGTTTTGATTTATTTGATAGTTTCATTGAAACAAGACTGCAGATaacaataaacataaaaaatgcATATGGAATGAAATATTGCAAGAAAAATAACATAATTCAGAAAATAGTCCGAGGGCTACAGGCTCTACAATTTATGTTGCATAGATACGGGTACGGGTATCGTATCGAATACGATACAGATACGGCGATacagaaaattttgaaaatataagacGTGATAAGGCTTTAATACGAGAATTaccaaaaaatatattatatatataaatttagtatTAAGAAGAAAAGTCAAAAATATATTCTGAAACATTTCCATCCCGCCGGGATCATGGTGTATTCTAGCCGTGTCCAAAACGTATTCGACTGGTCAAACCTACAAAAACTCAACGACACGGATTTCGTCATATCCGACACGCATATCTGTGTCCGATACTTCAGAAAACAATTTATGAGTATCCGTGCTACATAGACTACAACCTATGAAAGTAAATAAAGTAAATATAGCCTGTACAATCTATGACAAAGTAAGAAGTTGATGAGAAGCGCTTTCTCAACAATTTTTTATCCTAAATTCTTTTGTAGAATTAGTTATTTGAAGCATCAGTTTCAATCCAAATTTGAATGAACTACAAAGCAAGAGCAAATCATAAATACTGTGAAATAACGACCTAACGAGGGCCAACGATGAGAAACAGAATATAAAGAGCAGAAATATTCCGAATACCCTTTAAGCTTTTACTAATTGAAGACATAGCTCATGACTTGTTACAAAAAGTAAAACTTGAGAAATTTTCTCTCGCATAAATGAGGCTGCCAATGCTTGAACAACAAATTATTAAGTCTCTCCTACTTTGAACAGTAACAGGTCATTTAATTACTTATTTTGCGAGGGACTAGGGTCTAGGATAGCAAAGTGTGCTAGACAAACAATCAACAAACTTTCAATTCAATAGATTCATTTCAAAGATGACCATATTGTAGGAATTTTATAGctactaaaataattttaaaaattgcaaTAGTACTGTGGTTAAAGCTATTAAAATTTTTACAAATTAACATGACCAATTTAGTATACGGTTTTACAGGAAAATTCCACTACACAGGACGAAAATCATAGCCACTGGCGAGTGTAACACAAAAATGATTCATGATTATACCGTGTGTACAGGCGACCAGCGTTCGCTGGCCAACTCATAGCCATTTGGATCATCTCCAGGGGGGTGAAGAATTGAAATGCAAACCTTCCCATCAGGATAAACTGTATATTGTGACTTTTCAAATAAGAACCCCATGAACCATATTATTGagcattttaaaaaaagtgaTTGAAAACAAACCATTGGGATGCCAAATCTCAGAGGTAAATTTAACTGTTGGAGGACTGTTCGGATAATTCGCAGGGAAGCTCATGATGGCATTGAAGAAACCACCTTCACTGCATCCAAGTTAAGTGCGATAATTAAAAAGGAATCACGCAATAAGTTCTACTATTGATGATAACATCCAAATTAACATAAAgacaatcattttcttaaagCAAAACCAGATGGCATGGTTATTCAAGCCCCACCAGGTCAGTGCAATTGTCTTTTCATTTCATTATGATTTTATTCTCAATCGCATAGAATAGTGTTTGATGCGAACACGGCTGGTCAAGCctcaaggaaagcatgggaccctTTACAGTTGTCAGAGAGACCAATCACAAAGGGACGACTGAAGAGGTTTAAAGAAGCATTGCATGAGCTTATGAGCAAAGAAGAAGGATGTACAAGCGAGGTACAGAGTGCTGAAGggttcgtgatgcatgggagtaagtTTGGGAGTCAtatgaacattattcaagcatccACGCAAAGCAAAACACAAAACTggacagaagacctcgcgcacatgcgcgaagacgaggcacgcatatgcgcgagcctcgCACACATGCGCCAAgacgaggcgcgcatatgcgcgagaaacaCTGCCACCGAAGTGTTGAACAGAGAACTTCGCGCATATCGCGCGTATGCGCGCGAGGGAAAATTATGCAACGTACAGGCAGAgacattcgcgcatatgcgcgagctcagggcgcatatgcgcacggCGCATATTTTTTTCCTAGTTtagtgtttttattattttggcaactaGATACGGTATCTTTGGTTATGTAAACATATTGGACGAATTTTTGGAAGACAAttgagattttattgaatattgaattgattgttcttgagttttctctcaaacaacCCAAAAGCTTCTTACTTTGTTTCAAAAaacaaacttatcaaagtttatgcTTTGtagcgtttgtcgatcgttcttgtgcggattgtcataggcttgttctttgaaggttcgttcgaGTTTTCAATTGTTTTATTTGTGAATATTTGTTGTTAAACTtgtcatagtttagaggtgaaaatcacacacacacttgattcaaaagatcgggtcAACAAAGAATCCTTTTAACGTTGTTGAATTGAGGGCGCAATTCAATTAATCGTGTTTGCCTTTTGTACGTACAAGGATTCATATCAGTGTTTGTAGGGTGAGGGTCTTAGGATCTAAAGAGACCTTTGCTATATCCACTGCTTACGATCTAAGGCCAAGAAGCCAACATTCAGTCATCAACATAATAACGGGAAAATGTAAGGTTATAAAAACGTGAAGTGCGGTTAAGCATTACAAACTTACACATGCTTAATTGAAGCTTAGGAGAGATTTAAACGACGAGGAGTTACGAGAGTTCATCGTTCTGTTACGAGTATTACAAGGAGTTAGATTGAACTTGGGTTTGGGGGATTATAGAGTTTGGTTGGGGGACTCGTCTGGGTTGTTCTCTGTCAAGTCTTTTTACAGCTCTTTCTTCAACAATTCTGAATTTCCACAATTCAATTGCTTCAAATATATCTGGAAAGTAAATGTCCCACAAAAAGTTAAGATTTTCTTGTGGATCGTCGCTTTGGAGAAGCTGCCTACATGTGACAAGGTGCAAAAAAGATGGAGGAGTTGTGCTCTACGGCCTCAATGGTGCAGTTTATGTCGGCAGGAGGAAGAAAACCAGGACCACATCCTAATACATTGCCCTTTCTCTCGGTGCATATGGATCAAAGTTCAAAGAAGGAGTTCAATGGGCATTTCCGAATCAGGCTAAAGAGCTATTAGATGTTGACTCCGAATGCCCACTGCCATCATCACTGAAGGAATTCTGGCTTATGATTATTCATGGAGTTTTTTGGTCCTTATGGTTGGAAAGGAATAGAAGAATCTTTGAAGATGAACAAAAGTCGGTTGATCATGTATGGGACAAAGTAAAATTCAGAATTGCAATATGGACGACGAGCATGCAAAAATTCGGTCATTTATGTGTAACAGATGTAGTTAGAGATTGGAATTTAGTTAGGCCTGGACAATAGCTTCAAAGGTGTTACATTTTAGAATATGAAAACGCTGGAGTTAGTTCAGAGCGGATTTCTTATCCGTAATCTATtgtaaacaaaaacaaaattaatatataatattctagttttctatcaaaaaaaaaaaaaagttggaaAAATAGTATTTAGTTTTTAGTATAATTTTAATCATCTCAAGCcaagtaataaataaataacgtaTAAACACAATCAATTTTCAATTTAAGACTAAATGAATAAATTCTACATTGGGGTAGGAGATCAATAAgcttataatatttaaaataaacaaaataatccataagttttaatttattttattaaaaaaactttAGATTCTTGTAAGATTAATACTGGAACTAAAAAGCTCGCTTATTTTACACATTAAACATGCTTCATATGGCATGGTTCTTAACCGTTTTCCCCGTTTTTTAACAAATTGTTATGTTTCACATGTGTTTCGTGTTTAATCTTCAGTTTTCGGGCAAATCTTTGTGTTTTGCATGTGCTTCATGATTAATCTTCACTAATTGCAGCTTTATATCACCTTTTAGAACATATAAAAAGGTATTTTAGGTGCGTGCCGTAAGAACAAAGTCCAAAAACACCAGCACAGCAACTAAAACCCTTATGAGAGAAGGTTTATAAAACCACAGAAAACGATTGAATAACTAACAATAAATGCATTCGAATTTTCATTCTAAGCAAGGGCATGATGATTCACGAATGTTACACAAAAAGAACATGATAACTCACTAGAGTGTGTCAGGGGGCCCAATTATGGTGACACTCCATTCAAACAGGTTGCTTTCGTCCAACAAACCAGCCGAAAATCCATCCACGGGGTGTTTGCACAGATCTGAAATCGAACGCCCAGATCATAAAACCACAAAATTTATCAAGAATTGGAAAAAGATAAAGTCTTCTCGCAAGAAATTCAAAAAGAGAAACTCAAAGTTCTCAACATATACGTACCTTTAAGCTGCTTTTGCAGGAGGAGGCTACCTTGAGAGGGTGAAGCCATCGATTTTCTGCTGTTTTTACTGGATTTTAGAGAGTTTTTGGGGGTAGACGGAGAGGGTGGCAAAAATTACGGCGGTGAGGCTGACACCGCTGTTCCAATGTCTTTATAACTCGAAACATAAGATTTGCGGGCCACCTTTGGGCCGAAATCAGTTCCCTAAGGGTGATAAAAGCGTACAAGAGTATGGAAGAATGGCCAACCGTTCCCTATACATTTTCggattgattaattaattaatatatatactaGTAAACAGACACACATcgtgtatataatatatatgaattttgtagtttttttttaaaaaaaacttgacgAAGGAATAAGATTAAAGTTTCTACTATTATCAAATTAGAAAAACAATAAGTATAAATGAAATAGATATTATATAGAATGGATGTTGAGAAAATTTTAATGTTAACATGAAATTACAATTGTTAGTGgagtaaaatttgaaatatacagTCCCATGCACGAGGACTTGCAAGGTTCTCCCAAGAATGCACAAACCGAACCTACCCACCAATCCTTGCCTCATGAACTGCTGGATCCCAGTTTTCTACGCGTCCAAACACAGTggaagtttaatttttttattttattttgacaatcaaaatatttggacactcgtatggtttaTATAATCAAACATCATAGGACGTTAGAGTTTATACATTTGGTGAAGGATTCACACAGCTCCAACTATTCTGGTGTAAGGTCCTGTAATTAATTATCTGGTAATTTggcataattagaataattattgagttgtaaattaaaataattatttatgctaaataaattcaagaagtgcgttaaaaatatgtatttgaaaatatcggagaatttaacgatataaaatacatatatagTTTAAATAACACACGAGAGTAAAATAAATGCAAAAACGGGATTATTGGGCATGTGttactattttatttagtaactaaatatacatatacatacacgcAATTTTTCTTTTGGAGAGAGAAAGGAAATAATCAGAAACCCAATCCCCAATCCCGTAACTTTCCTTCCCATTTCTCCATTTTCGTCACTTTCTACACCTTCATTTTGGTGAAGCTATAACTTTTTCGTCCGGCGTCGAAATCACGAACGGTTTGAGTGGTTGTTTTCCTTACTTCAGTAGCTTTGTTTTGAACCATGAATCGCCACTTTTGATGCTCGTTTCAGCCCCAATCGAACCCTATTTCGGGACTGCTCCTTTTCGATTTCGTGTTCGATTTTAGGTGAGTTATTGCTTGGTTTTTCTTGGTTTTTTTGGAGTATATTGAGCAAGGATTTGAAGCTTAAATCTTACCTTGTTGTTCCTGCATTTTCCAGCTAGTTTTCAGTTCGGTTTTTGGTCGTTAATAGTGTTTTCCGGCGAGTAGCAACATTGGACCGCTAGCGACTAGTTTATACTTCGATCTTGGTAATTTTGGATCAAATTCCAGATTTTTCGGTGCAGAAGTAGGCTGCCCCAAAGTGTAATTTTACTCGCTTCGATTTAATTTCTCTTTGTCGATTTCT
This is a stretch of genomic DNA from Primulina eburnea isolate SZY01 chromosome 11, ASM2296580v1, whole genome shotgun sequence. It encodes these proteins:
- the LOC140805247 gene encoding ubiquitin-conjugating enzyme E2 13-like isoform X2, whose amino-acid sequence is MASPSQGSLLLQKQLKDLCKHPVDGFSAGLLDESNLFEWSVTIIGPPDTLYEGGFFNAIMSFPANYPNSPPTVKFTSEIWHPNVYPDGKVCISILHPPGDDPNGYELASERWSPVHTVESIVLSIVSMLSSPNDESPANVEAAEWREQRDEFRKKVGRCVRRSQEIM
- the LOC140805247 gene encoding ubiquitin-conjugating enzyme E2 7-like isoform X1, producing MASPSQGSLLLQKQLKDLCKHPVDGFSAGLLDESNLFEWSVTIIGPPDTLYEGGFFNAIMSFPANYPNSPPTVKFTSEIWHPNVYPDGKVCISILHPPGDDPNGYELASERWSPVHTVESIVLSIVSMLSSPNDESPANVEAAKEWREQRDEFRKKVGRCVRRSQEIM
- the LOC140805247 gene encoding ubiquitin-conjugating enzyme E2 13-like isoform X3 yields the protein MASPSQGSLLLQKQLKDLCKHPVDGFSAGLLDESNLFEWSVTIIGPPDTLYEGGFFNAIMSFPANYPNSPPTVKFTSEIWHPNVYPDGKVCISILHPPGDDPNGYELASERWSPVHTVESIVLSIVSMLSSPNDESPANVEAAGTRTLTHGEGKGEINQLC